A window of the Phaseolus vulgaris cultivar G19833 chromosome 5, P. vulgaris v2.0, whole genome shotgun sequence genome harbors these coding sequences:
- the LOC137834945 gene encoding ABC transporter D family member 2, chloroplastic-like codes for MILLAQQACPLFTFSSTYKSKPPLSNHNVQLHVGFGVFTPFSQLPICRGVPYMRRNWGKCSSSSSAAQAPLPPDPDKEYKQEEKENDVVVAAQGESPDLQTLFRRFWKVAAPYWTSDDKVPARLQLAGVFALTLATTGISVGFSFLGRDFFNALANKDQEQFSKQLLYYLGAFAGGIPFFVLRDYARETLSLRWRSWMTSYYMDRYLNNQTFYKIQSQSIIDNPDQRIVDDLSSFTGTSLAFSLTLFNAAVDLISFSNILFGIYPPLFVVLLVYSIGGTAISVFLGRGLVNLNFLQEKKEADFRYGLVRVRENAESIAFYSGEESEMQLLLQRFKSAFENLTKLLIASRNLEFFTNGYRYVIQVLPAAVVAPMYFSGKIEFGVINQSVSAFNHILGDFSLIVYQFQAISAFSAVINRLGEFDDVLDRSSSNSLTDTLEDIQITYKDFRSSSVLESNGSTPPEKCGTLLEVEDLILKTPSESTLIRDLSLTIKEKDNLLVMGPSGSGKTSLLRAMAGLWKTGTGKITYYVKGEEYPEQSLFSDVNTPNNAHDTYVAHGKSISRKSGIFFLPQRPYMVLGTLRQQLLYPTWANDAVPMSDSTKATDALPFLTNLPNSKDANDRPTKPTTEELIKVLEDVRLGYLLARFSLDSTHEWSSVLSLGEQQRLAFARLLLSKPQLALLDESTSALDEANEVHLYQKIKAANITYVSIGHRSSLYDYHDMILRISTFDSDNEQLNWCIEPTRPESSLKFTNL; via the exons atgatCTTGCTGGCTCAACAAGCATGCCCCCTTTTCACCTTTTCCTCTACCTATAAGTCCAAGCCTCCATTATCAAATCATAATGTTCAACTCCATGTTGGTTTTGGTGTGTTTACCCCATTTTCTCAATTGCCCATTTGCAGGGGGGTGCCTTACATGAGGAGGAATTGGGGCAAgtgttcctcttcttcttctgcaGCACAGGCTCCATTGCCACCTGATCCTGATAAG GAATACAAGCAAGAGGAAAAAGAGAATGATGTTGTCGTTGCTGCACAGGGTGAGAGTCCTGATCTGCAGACACTTTTCAGGAGGTTCTGGAAGGTGGCAGCTCCTTACTGGACTTCAGATGACAAAGTGCCAGCTAGGTTGCAGCTTGCTGGTGTTTTTGCTCTCACTTTGGCTACTACTGGAATCAGTGTTGGCTTCAGTTTCTTGGGGAGAGACTTCTTCAATGCACTTGCTA ACAAGGATCAAGAGCAATTCTCGAAGCAATTACTTTACTACTTGGGTGCCTTTGCTGGAGGAATCCCG TTTTTTGTATTGAGAGATTATGCAAGAGAAACTCTTTCTTTGAGATGGAGATCTTGGATGACGAGCTATTACATGGATCGCTATCTGAATAATCAGACTTTCTATAAAATTCAATCACAGTCAATCATTGATAATCCAGACCAGCGAATTGTCGATGATCTAAGTTCTTTCACTGGGACATCCCTTGCTTTCTCCCTGACACTCTTTAATGCTGCTGTAGACTTAATCTCATTTAGTAACATCTTGTTTGGAATCTATCCTCCACTTTTTGTTGTTCTTCTCGTATACTCAATTGGTGGGACAGCTATCAGTGTTTTCCTTGGAAGG GGACTGGTGAATTTAAATTTCTTGCAAGAGAAAAAGGAAGCAGACTTTCGGTATGGACTTGTCCGAGTCCGGGAAAATGCTGAATCAATTGCATTCTATAGTGGTGAAGAAAGTGAAATGCAACTTCTTCTGCAGCGCTTTAAAAGCGCTTTCGAAAATCTGACT AAATTGTTGATTGCTTCTAGAAATCTGGAGTTCTTCACCAATGGCTACCGCTATGTTATTCAAGTCCTTCCTGCAGCTGTTGTTGCCCCCATGTATTTCTCAGGAAAAATTGAGTTTGGTGTCATCAATCAGTCAGTTTCTGCTTTTAATCACATCCTTGGTGACTTTTCTCTCATTGTGTATCAGTTTCAAGCTATAAGTGCTTTTTCTGCGGTTATTAATCGGTTAG GTGAATTCGATGATGTTTTGGACAGAAGCAGCTCCAACTCTCTTACTGATACGTTGGAAGACATACAAATTACATACAAAGATTTTAGGAGTTCATCTGTTTTGGAATCTAATGGCTCCACTCCACCAGAAAAATGTGGCACATTACTGGAGGTagaagatttgattctgaaGACACCAAGTGAATCTACACTTATTAGAGACTTGTCATTGACGATCAAGGAAAAGGATAATTTACTG GTAATGGGACCAAGTGGAAGTGGCAAGACTTCTTTATTAAGAGCTATGGCTGGTCTCTGGAAAACTGGAACTGGAAAGATCACATACTATGTAAAAGGTGAAGAATATCCAGAGCAATCCCTTTTTTCAGATGTGAATACTCCAAACAATGCTCATGACACGTATGTAGCACATGGAAAATCCATAAGCAGAAAGTCTGGAATCTTTTTCCTTCCTCAAAGACCGTATATGGTTTTGGGTACTCTTCGTCAACAATTACTTTATCCAACTTGGGCCAATGATGCAGTTCCTATGTCAGATAGTACAAAAGCAACAG ATGCACTTCCTTTCTTGACAAACTTGCCAAACTCAAAGGATGCAAATGATAGGCCTACGAAGCCTACAACAGAGGAGCTGATAAAGGTCTTGGAGGATGTCCGCCTTGGATATTTATTGGCTCGTTTCAGTTTGGATTCAACACATGAATGGTCTAGTGTTCTTTCGTTGGGAGAGCAGCAACGCCTTGCATTTGCTCGTCTTTTGCTTTCAAAGCCTCAATTGGCTTTACTCGATGAATCTACGAGTGCACTTGATGAAGCCAATGAG GTTCATTTGTACCAAAAGATTAAAGCAGCAAACATAACATATGTCAGCATTGGCCACCGGTCATCCTTGTATGATTACCACGACATGATCTTACGCATATCCACATTTGATTCTGACAATGAACAGCTAAATTGGTGTATTGAACCTACTAGACCCGAGTCCTCTTTAAAATTTACAAATCTATGA
- the LOC137834946 gene encoding uncharacterized protein: MKYVLVTGGVVSGLGKGVTASSIGLILKACGLRVTSIKIDPYLNTDAGTMSPFEHGEVFVLDDGGEVDLDLGNYERFLDIKLTRDNNITTGKIYQSVIEKERRGDYLGKTVQVVPHITDAIQEWIERVAKIPVDGKEGPADVCVIELGGTIGDIESMPFIEALGQFSYRVGPGNFCLVHVSLVPILHVVGEPKTKPTQHSVRQLRGLGLTPNLLACRSSKELDDNVKAKLAQFCHVPLSNILTLHDVPNIWHIPLLLKDQKAHEAILKALNLLGVAAEPNLKEWTARTKIYDRCDETVRIAMVGKYTGLSDAYLSVLKALLHASVARNRKLSVDWVPAGDLEEVTYKEDPEAYKAAWNLLKGADGVLVPGGFGDRGVQGKILAAKYAREHNVPFLGICLGMQIAVIEYARSVLGLHDATSTEFNPETKTPCVIFMPEGSKTHMGATMRLGSRRTYFEVADSKSAKLYGNVSFIDERHRHRYEVNPDMVSQLETAGLSFVGKDETGRRMEIVELPSHPFYIGVQFHPEFKSRPGKPSALFSGLIAAASEPRWKVSNGYSKLTAWNRHSPKLKAHQNVKGFKASNGSLNGVYTNGNGVYVDGSC; this comes from the exons ATGAAGTATGTGTTGGTGACTGGTGGTGTTGTGAGTGGACTTGGGAAAGGAGTCACTGCCAGCAGTATTGGCCTGATCCTCAAAGCATGTGGTCTTAGAGTTACCTCTATCAAGATTG ATCCCTACTTGAACACTGATGCGGGAACAATGTCTCCTTTCGAGCATGGGGAGGTTTTTGTCTTAGATGACGGTGGAGAG GTTGACCTTGATCTTGGAAACTATGAGCGATTTTTAGACATCAAATTAACTCGAGACAATAATATCACTACTGGGAAAATTTATCAG TCTGTTATTGAGAAGGAGAGAAGAGGAGATTATCTTGGAAAGACAGTACAG GTAGTTCCACACATAACAGATGCTATCCAAGAATGGATAGAACGTGTGGCAAAGATACCAGTTGACGGCAAAGAAGGGCCAGCTGATGTTTGTGTCATTGAATTGGGTGGAACTATAG GGGATATTGAGTCCATGCCTTTTATTGAAGCACTTGGCCAGTTTTCATACCGTGTAG GCCCTGGCAACTTCTGTTTGGTTCATGTCAGCTTGGTTCCTATTCTCCATGTTGTTGGTGAACCG AAAACAAAGCCAACTCAGCACAGTGTTCGTCAACTTAGAGGATTAGGTTTGACCCCTAATCTTCTTGCTTGTCGAAGTTCGAAG GAACTTGATGATAATGTCAAGGCAAAACTTGCTCAATTTTGTCATGTGCCG CTGTCAAACATACTTACTCTCCATGATGTTCCAAACATTTGGCATATTCCTCTGCTATTGAAA GACCAGAAGGCACATGAGGCGATCCTGAAAGCATTAAACCTGCTAGG TGTTGCTGCAGAGCCTAATTTGAAGGAGTGGACTGCAAGGACAAAAATTTATGACAGATGTGATGAAACT GTTAGAATTGCAATGGTGGGAAAATACACTGGCCTTTCAGATGCATATCTTTCTGTTCTGAAG GCACTTTTACATGCTTCTGTTGCTCGAAACCGAAAACTTAGCGTGGACTGGGTTCCGGCTGGGGATCTTGAAGAAGTCACTTATAAAGAG GATCCTGAGGCATACAAAGCTGCTTGGAATCTCTTAAAG GGCGCTGATGGTGTTCTAGTTCCTGGAGGTTTTGGTGATAGAGGAGTGCAAGGGAAAATTCTTGCTGCTAAGTATGCTCGAGAACATAATGTTCCATTTCTGGGCATTTGCTTGGGGATGCAAATTGCTGTCATTGAGTATGCACGATCTGTTCTTGGTCTGCATGATGCCACTAGCACAGAATTTAATCCTGAAACCAAGACCCCTTGTGTCATATTTATGCCAGAA GGCTCAAAGACTCATATGGGGGCAACTATGCGACTTGGTTCAAGAAGAACCTACTTTGAAGTTGCTGACAGCAAATCTGCAAAATT GTATGGCAATGTAAGCTTTATTGATGAGCGACATCGACATAGATACGAG GTTAATCCTGACATGGTATCACAGCTAGAGACTGCTGGTCTATCTTTTGTTGGCAAAGATGAAACTGGGAGGCGCATGGAA ATAGTTGAATTGCCTAGCCATCCTTTTTATATTGGCGTTCAGTTTCACCCTGAGTTCAAGTCCAGACCAGGAAAACCTTCTGCACTCTTCTCAG GATTAATAGCAGCAGCAAGTGAACCAAGGTGGAAGGTGTCAAATGGTTATTCCAAGTTAACTGCGTGGAATAGACACTCACCAAAACTGAAAGCACACCAAAATGTAAAGGGCTTCAAAGCATCCAATGGTTCCTTGAATGGTGTATATACCAATGGCAATGGTGTGTATGTGGATGGTAGTTGTTAG